The proteins below come from a single Pseudomonas chlororaphis genomic window:
- a CDS encoding MFS transporter produces the protein MPSQAPLLLRHHRPFIAFWLARIFTASGFQMLTVAIGWNLYQLTGNVLDLGLVGLVEFAPRVLFMLHTGHVADRYDRRKVAALCQSLQAMIALALVIGSATDNVTREMIFILAFLLGAARSFEMPTTQALLPSIVPAALFPRAVAAAQSAQQSATIVAPALGGLLYAFGSVWVYGPTVLLYVIACCLMLNLPARQTPLNKGKATMDSLLAGIRFIRSRPDILGAISLDLFAVLLGGATALLPVFAKDILLTGPWGLGLLRSAPAVGALLMSLWLARFAVERKVGRVMFTAVGVFGVATIAFGLSTSFWFSLAVLVVLGAADMISMVIRASFVQLETPDEMRGRVSAVNGLFIGASNQLGEFESGLTAHWFGTVPAVVMGGVGTLLVTGVWIKLFPTLAQRDRMHEPVAEATP, from the coding sequence ATGCCCAGCCAAGCGCCGCTGCTGCTCCGTCACCATCGTCCCTTCATTGCCTTCTGGCTGGCCCGGATCTTCACCGCCAGCGGCTTCCAGATGCTGACCGTGGCCATCGGCTGGAACCTCTATCAACTGACCGGCAATGTCCTGGACCTGGGGCTTGTGGGCCTGGTGGAATTCGCGCCGCGCGTGCTGTTCATGCTCCACACCGGGCACGTGGCCGACCGTTATGACCGGCGCAAGGTCGCGGCCCTCTGCCAGTCGTTGCAGGCGATGATCGCCCTGGCGCTGGTGATCGGCAGCGCCACCGACAACGTCACGCGGGAGATGATTTTCATCCTCGCCTTCCTGCTCGGCGCTGCCCGCTCGTTCGAAATGCCGACCACCCAGGCACTGCTGCCGAGCATCGTGCCGGCCGCGCTGTTTCCACGGGCCGTGGCCGCCGCCCAATCGGCCCAGCAGTCAGCCACCATCGTCGCCCCGGCCCTCGGCGGCCTGCTTTATGCCTTTGGCAGTGTCTGGGTCTATGGGCCGACCGTGCTGCTCTACGTCATCGCCTGCTGCCTGATGCTCAATCTCCCGGCCCGGCAAACCCCGTTGAACAAAGGCAAGGCGACGATGGACTCGTTGCTGGCCGGGATTCGCTTCATCCGCAGCCGCCCGGATATCCTCGGGGCGATCTCCCTGGACCTGTTCGCGGTGTTGCTCGGCGGTGCGACGGCGCTGCTGCCGGTATTCGCCAAGGACATCCTGCTCACCGGTCCCTGGGGCCTTGGCCTGTTGCGTTCGGCGCCCGCGGTCGGGGCGTTGCTGATGTCGTTGTGGTTGGCGCGGTTCGCCGTGGAGCGCAAGGTCGGCCGGGTGATGTTCACCGCCGTGGGCGTGTTCGGCGTCGCCACCATTGCCTTCGGCCTTTCGACGTCGTTCTGGTTTTCCCTGGCGGTGCTGGTGGTGCTCGGCGCGGCGGACATGATCAGCATGGTGATCCGCGCCTCCTTCGTACAACTGGAAACCCCGGACGAAATGCGCGGCCGCGTCAGCGCGGTGAACGGGTTGTTCATCGGCGCCTCGAACCAGTTGGGCGAGTTCGAGTCCGGCCTCACCGCCCACTGGTTCGGCACGGTGCCGGCGGTGGTCATGGGCGGTGTCGGCACGCTGCTGGTGACCGGAGTCTGGATCAAGCTGTTCCCGACCCTGGCCCAGCGCGACCGGATGCACGAGCCGGTCGCCGAGGCGACACCCTAG